In one window of Brenneria goodwinii DNA:
- a CDS encoding MBL fold metallo-hydrolase — MNRLRSLALLLLTSVFVPNIVTAQPVPQVKTQAGYYRMLLGQFEITALADGTNAMPVDKLLTRATPEQIKNLLAEQSLTAPVDTSINTYLINTGQNLILVDTGNGKQSNPSVGKVVNNLKAAGYTPEQVDTVLMTHLHGDHFGGLITDGKLTFPNATVYVSQTEADYWLSEANLKQAGEAQKPAFQRVQAAFRTIQAANKLKTFAGEQPLFTGITPLPAPGHTPGHTAFWVESEGQKLLIWGDIIHVAAVQFPLPATTISFDSDMDTAAQTRAKVLADAASQGYWVAGTHISFPGIGHVKTGEQSGYRWVPINYSVAGLTD; from the coding sequence ATGAATCGATTGAGATCTCTTGCTTTACTGTTGCTGACATCTGTTTTCGTCCCCAATATCGTTACGGCGCAACCGGTTCCACAGGTTAAAACCCAGGCGGGCTATTACCGTATGCTGCTGGGACAATTTGAAATTACCGCGCTGGCCGACGGCACCAACGCCATGCCGGTCGACAAGCTGCTGACGCGGGCAACGCCGGAGCAAATCAAAAACCTGCTGGCGGAGCAGTCGCTGACCGCGCCCGTCGATACCTCCATCAATACCTATCTGATTAATACCGGACAAAACCTGATTTTGGTGGATACCGGCAATGGTAAACAGAGTAACCCTTCCGTCGGTAAAGTCGTGAATAACCTTAAAGCCGCCGGCTACACGCCGGAACAGGTGGATACGGTGCTGATGACGCATCTGCACGGCGATCACTTTGGCGGTCTGATTACCGACGGCAAACTCACTTTTCCCAACGCCACCGTCTACGTCAGCCAGACCGAAGCCGATTATTGGCTCAGCGAGGCTAATCTGAAGCAGGCCGGCGAAGCGCAGAAACCGGCGTTCCAGCGGGTTCAGGCCGCCTTTCGTACCATCCAGGCAGCCAATAAGCTGAAAACCTTTGCCGGCGAGCAGCCGCTCTTTACCGGCATCACGCCGTTGCCCGCGCCCGGACATACGCCCGGCCATACGGCGTTTTGGGTAGAGAGCGAAGGACAAAAACTGTTGATCTGGGGGGATATTATCCACGTTGCGGCCGTACAGTTCCCACTGCCGGCCACCACCATCAGTTTTGATTCCGATATGGATACGGCGGCGCAAACCCGCGCTAAGGTGCTGGCGGATGCCGCCAGTCAAGGCTATTGGGTAGCCGGGACGCATATATCGTTTCCCGGCATCGGTCACGTTAAAACGGGAGAACAGTCAGGCTATCGCTGGGTGCCGATCAATTACAGCGTAGCGGGGTTAACCGACTAA
- the queE gene encoding 7-carboxy-7-deazaguanine synthase QueE — MQYPINEMFQTLQGEGYFTGVPAVFVRLQGCPVGCSWCDTKHTWDKLAEREIPLDQVLVKTRESDGWGAASAEDVLALIDREGYTARHIVITGGEPCIHDLAPLTLLLEQQGFSCQIETSGTHEVRCSPKTWVTVSPKVNMRGGMAVIDQALHRADEIKHPVARERDIEDLDALLARLKDDKPRIVALQPISQKESATKLCIGTCIARNWRLSMQTHKYLNIA; from the coding sequence ATGCAGTACCCGATTAATGAAATGTTTCAGACGTTGCAGGGTGAAGGCTATTTTACCGGTGTCCCGGCGGTGTTTGTGCGCCTGCAGGGGTGCCCGGTCGGCTGTAGTTGGTGCGATACCAAACATACCTGGGACAAACTTGCCGAGCGGGAAATTCCACTGGATCAGGTACTGGTTAAAACGCGGGAAAGCGATGGCTGGGGGGCGGCCAGCGCCGAGGATGTTCTGGCGCTGATCGATCGGGAGGGCTATACCGCGCGTCATATTGTGATCACCGGGGGAGAACCCTGTATTCACGATCTGGCGCCGCTGACGCTGCTGTTGGAACAGCAGGGGTTTAGCTGTCAGATAGAAACCAGCGGCACGCATGAAGTTCGCTGCTCGCCCAAAACCTGGGTGACGGTTTCCCCGAAAGTGAATATGCGCGGCGGCATGGCGGTGATCGATCAGGCGCTGCACCGGGCGGATGAGATCAAACATCCGGTTGCCCGCGAGCGTGATATCGAAGATCTGGACGCCTTGCTGGCCCGGTTGAAGGATGACAAACCGCGCATTGTGGCGCTACAGCCGATCAGTCAGAAAGAGAGCGCCACTAAATTGTGCATCGGCACCTGTATCGCCCGTAACTGGCGGCTTTCCATGCAGACGCATAAGTATTTGAATATCGCCTAG
- the queD gene encoding 6-carboxytetrahydropterin synthase QueD, translated as MATTLFKDFQFEAAHRLPHVPAGHKCGRLHGHSFMVRLEITGEVDPHTGWVMDFAELKAAFKPTWEKLDHHYLNEIPGLENPTSEVLAHWIWQQVKPSLPELSAVMVKETCTAGCVYKGE; from the coding sequence ATGGCAACCACGCTATTTAAAGATTTTCAGTTTGAAGCCGCCCACCGTCTGCCTCATGTTCCGGCCGGACATAAATGCGGACGCCTGCATGGGCATTCATTTATGGTTCGACTGGAAATCACCGGCGAGGTTGATCCGCACACCGGCTGGGTGATGGACTTCGCCGAATTAAAAGCCGCGTTCAAACCAACGTGGGAAAAGCTGGATCATCATTACCTGAATGAGATCCCCGGACTGGAAAATCCCACCAGCGAAGTGCTGGCACATTGGATCTGGCAGCAGGTGAAACCGTCTTTGCCCGAACTGAGCGCGGTGATGGTAAAAGAGACCTGCACCGCGGGCTGTGTGTATAAAGGCGAGTAA